One genomic window of Trichlorobacter lovleyi includes the following:
- a CDS encoding HAD family hydrolase, with translation MYPAAVIFDFDGVIVDTEPIHYQVFQTILEPQGMGYSWQEYTDKYMGFDDRDAFREAFHTAGKEVSQDVLQLLINQKAAIFEEVVTQGVTPYPGVIELIQELADQGIPLAISSGALRSDIIPILEQLKIKDFFSHIVTADDVPQSKPDPASYIGARDKLLYSYPHQLDSNSVIYAIEDTPAGIQSAKGAGLKVVAVSNSYPDSKLQQADSIVHSLSQLSQGNWM, from the coding sequence ATGTATCCAGCAGCTGTCATATTTGATTTTGATGGAGTCATCGTGGACACGGAACCGATTCACTACCAGGTGTTTCAGACAATTCTGGAACCGCAGGGGATGGGATACAGTTGGCAGGAATATACTGATAAATACATGGGATTTGATGATAGAGATGCCTTCAGGGAGGCGTTTCACACAGCAGGTAAAGAAGTAAGCCAAGACGTTTTGCAACTACTCATTAATCAAAAAGCAGCTATTTTTGAAGAAGTTGTAACGCAAGGCGTCACCCCCTACCCAGGGGTCATTGAACTTATTCAAGAACTGGCAGATCAGGGAATACCGCTTGCAATTAGCAGCGGGGCACTTCGAAGCGATATCATACCGATACTAGAACAGTTAAAAATCAAAGATTTTTTCAGTCATATTGTTACAGCTGATGATGTACCACAAAGTAAACCTGATCCAGCTAGCTACATAGGCGCAAGGGATAAATTGCTCTACAGTTATCCCCATCAGCTTGATTCCAACAGCGTTATCTATGCAATAGAAGACACACCCGCAGGAATTCAGTCTGCCAAAGGTGCCGGCCTGAAAGTCGTTGCTGTTTCTAATAGTTACCCTGACTCAAAACTCCAGCAGGCAGATTCAATTGTGCACTCACTCTCCCAACTTTCTCAGGGTAACTGGATGTAA
- the gap gene encoding type I glyceraldehyde-3-phosphate dehydrogenase: MALRVAINGFGRIGRMVLRAACKDKNIEFVAINDLTSAATLAHLFKYDSVHGVFPGKVEAKDDQLIINGKAIKIFAVKNPEELPWKKEKVDIVLECTGIFTDRSKAELHLKAGAKKVIISAPATNEDITIVMGVNQHLYDPKKHNIISNASCTTNCLAPVAKVLHETFGIEKGLVTTVHSYTNDQNILDLPHKDLRRARAAAMSMIPTTTGAAKAVSLVLPELKGKLDGMAIRVPTPNVSVVDLVVTLKKKTDAAKVNAALKKASKGALKGVLGYEEAPLVSIDYNGNQLSSIVDASCTKVQDGNLVKVLSWYDNECGFSNRVVDLMRLIDSKK; the protein is encoded by the coding sequence ATGGCTTTGCGCGTTGCAATCAATGGTTTTGGACGTATTGGCAGGATGGTTCTCAGAGCGGCTTGCAAGGATAAGAATATTGAATTTGTAGCTATCAATGACCTGACTTCTGCTGCCACCTTGGCGCATCTCTTTAAGTATGATTCTGTGCATGGTGTGTTTCCCGGCAAGGTGGAAGCAAAGGACGATCAGCTGATTATTAACGGCAAGGCAATTAAGATCTTTGCCGTTAAAAATCCGGAAGAACTGCCTTGGAAAAAAGAGAAGGTTGATATCGTACTAGAGTGTACTGGTATCTTTACTGATCGTTCAAAGGCCGAACTGCACCTTAAGGCTGGTGCAAAGAAGGTGATTATCTCGGCTCCTGCTACCAATGAGGATATTACTATTGTGATGGGCGTTAACCAGCACCTGTATGATCCTAAGAAACATAACATCATTTCAAATGCCTCCTGTACCACTAACTGTCTGGCTCCGGTCGCCAAGGTGCTGCATGAAACCTTCGGAATTGAAAAGGGTTTGGTCACTACGGTTCACTCGTATACCAATGACCAGAATATTCTGGACCTTCCCCACAAGGATCTGCGCCGTGCCCGTGCTGCTGCCATGTCAATGATCCCAACCACAACCGGTGCAGCAAAGGCTGTCTCGCTGGTGCTTCCAGAGCTGAAGGGGAAGCTGGATGGTATGGCTATCCGTGTGCCGACCCCGAATGTTTCAGTCGTTGACTTGGTGGTTACCCTGAAGAAAAAGACCGATGCAGCCAAGGTTAACGCCGCGCTGAAGAAAGCCTCAAAAGGTGCCCTGAAAGGCGTGCTTGGATACGAAGAGGCTCCCCTTGTCTCTATCGATTATAATGGCAATCAGCTTTCTTCGATTGTAGATGCCTCTTGTACTAAGGTACAGGATGGGAATCTGGTCAAGGTACTTTCCTGGTACGATAATGAATGCGGTTTTTCCAATCGCGTGGTTGACCTTATGAGACTGATTGATAGCAAAAAGTAG